In the Candidatus Cloacimonas acidaminovorans str. Evry genome, one interval contains:
- the porU gene encoding type IX secretion system sortase PorU — MKRFFLAVILVFSLAFLNAKITLIRSSETELLVEYTIEPFKITAEGEFSRIIAENMGHNSIPGTPSIPYTEFKVGIPPNGSINCSVLNSNTTTIILESKLIPIPEIKSGEEVDYYLYNISPEAYQPQRGEFIIQLPETNFRGYHFVPVTLHPFVYDGNKNLVVTTKATIKINISGQTNFRSLEESDKGADLLLAQLINSQQAKNWRSNPRPVINYAPFGLSNWWMRIETNRPGIYRINYSDLGSLPLNDIDPTTIRIFSTSGKVLGNNINNNGAEFKEIPIYISGEADHSFNEQDYILFYGSFRDGYEQNEEVQSDPLYYNPYSQNQVFWLTFGGSFSGNPLRIQTDSSPSTYDFSLTSTPVIKQIETETHRREKYGFTWFSETFFGNNTTDYILTTELSDVSGSNDQKIQLRLCQESVGEGTVHKIQISVNGMPVYNNQDLHTLDFTWTGTNYFYIDRPISNLVNGINTLKIRVFRNSKDNLYFDYYRFSYQQNLNKGNAQKQFFHKNSMLPTICKFNLSGDLSNTLVFRINNLYSVDLIPVADNCIIADGNSKTFYFMLKPGEAYRPSVIQLVQPNDLTYESGQFDNIIVAPAEFLQQAQELANKYREIYQISSKVILVDDIYNQFNGGHIDPAAIRLALKYYYFNLPAPRITSLTLLGIGTMDWRNFSGFSAPKNKLIVWQGSYIVSDDYFGMFNTSYYPELAIGRYPVKNTNELNIMLQNFTNYTLNPTPGWWRNSMVFIADDLTNGDTNYEYVLTQFAESNSNDVHPSNLVDKIFAMEYEYDEFQNKPKARDDLFKAINEGRLLMHYTGHGSYDKLGAEDYMNGATDMGRFANEGKLTFFIAAACEVSQFDYWGFDCLAQKVVLLNNQGAIASFSATRKSFADNSSILLKYVLESLSHNRNPLGYCIMEGKFRYTGGATNNEMYILFGDPVIRVVPPERDSTMLVVTSTDEDILHSRETAVIYGSFANSNLSGITEIKTFDSKRAYSLGPATNVTKMGNQFYRGSSEVSSSHYNSSFIVPDDIIGGSTGLIVAYLWDETGKKDYSNYYYPLQLSDEAVDVANPDVPQINIYLGSKDFRPGDIVGTNTTLYADISDSNGINITGSSGHNILLVIDNSLQPTAITEYFNYDKNSCTTGTLIYPLKDLSEGMHTIQLIAFDNFNMPAVATTTFVAKKSSELAIENLLIYPNPISKDGYITFMLSLDAEVNIGIYTIRGKRIANNKIYGKQGFNKVYFNGRDDKGDTLANNTYFVKVQARSANGKKVEKTEKMVIYK, encoded by the coding sequence TTGAAACGCTTTTTTCTGGCGGTTATTCTTGTTTTTTCCCTTGCTTTTCTGAATGCCAAAATAACCCTTATCCGCAGTTCAGAAACCGAATTATTGGTGGAATATACTATAGAACCCTTCAAAATTACTGCGGAAGGTGAATTTAGTCGCATCATAGCTGAAAATATGGGACACAACAGTATTCCCGGAACACCTTCCATTCCATACACTGAATTTAAAGTAGGTATTCCTCCCAATGGCTCTATCAATTGTTCAGTTCTGAATAGTAATACAACTACCATTATTTTGGAATCCAAACTTATACCTATTCCCGAAATAAAAAGCGGTGAAGAAGTAGATTATTACCTCTACAATATCTCTCCCGAAGCATATCAACCCCAAAGAGGAGAATTTATTATTCAGCTTCCGGAAACAAACTTCCGGGGTTATCATTTTGTGCCGGTAACGCTTCATCCTTTTGTTTACGATGGCAATAAAAATCTTGTTGTAACTACCAAAGCTACTATCAAAATTAACATTTCAGGTCAGACCAATTTTCGCAGTTTGGAAGAAAGCGACAAAGGAGCAGACCTTCTTTTGGCGCAACTAATCAATTCCCAGCAGGCAAAAAACTGGCGTAGTAATCCTCGTCCCGTAATAAATTATGCTCCCTTTGGTTTAAGTAACTGGTGGATGAGAATAGAAACTAATCGTCCTGGTATTTATAGAATTAATTATTCCGACCTTGGCAGTTTGCCTTTAAATGATATTGATCCTACTACTATTCGTATTTTCAGCACTTCCGGCAAGGTCTTAGGTAACAATATAAATAATAACGGAGCCGAGTTCAAGGAAATTCCTATTTATATTTCAGGAGAAGCAGACCACAGTTTTAACGAACAGGATTACATTTTGTTTTATGGCAGTTTCCGGGATGGATATGAGCAGAATGAGGAAGTTCAATCCGATCCCCTATATTACAATCCCTATTCACAAAATCAGGTTTTCTGGCTAACTTTCGGAGGTAGCTTCAGTGGAAATCCTTTAAGAATTCAAACTGATTCTTCTCCAAGCACTTATGATTTTTCTTTAACTTCTACTCCTGTTATCAAACAAATAGAAACAGAAACCCATCGCAGAGAAAAATATGGTTTTACCTGGTTTAGTGAAACCTTTTTTGGTAATAACACAACGGATTATATACTTACTACGGAACTCTCTGATGTCTCTGGTAGTAATGATCAAAAAATTCAGCTTCGTTTATGCCAGGAATCAGTTGGAGAAGGAACAGTTCATAAAATTCAAATATCGGTAAATGGAATGCCTGTTTATAATAATCAGGATTTACATACTTTGGATTTTACCTGGACAGGAACGAATTATTTTTATATTGATCGTCCTATAAGTAATCTGGTTAATGGCATAAATACTCTTAAAATAAGAGTATTCCGCAATAGTAAAGATAACCTTTATTTTGATTATTATCGCTTTAGCTATCAGCAAAATTTAAATAAAGGCAATGCTCAAAAACAATTTTTCCATAAAAACTCTATGCTTCCCACTATTTGTAAGTTCAATTTGAGTGGAGACCTCAGCAATACCCTTGTTTTTCGGATCAATAATCTTTACAGTGTAGATTTAATCCCTGTTGCCGATAATTGTATTATTGCCGATGGTAACAGCAAGACATTTTACTTTATGCTGAAACCAGGAGAAGCATATAGACCTTCTGTAATACAATTAGTTCAACCCAATGATTTAACCTATGAGAGCGGTCAGTTTGATAATATAATAGTGGCACCTGCAGAATTTTTACAACAGGCGCAGGAACTTGCTAATAAATATAGGGAAATCTATCAAATTAGCAGTAAGGTCATTTTGGTAGATGATATTTATAATCAATTTAATGGTGGACATATAGACCCTGCAGCTATCCGTTTGGCATTAAAGTATTATTATTTTAATTTACCTGCACCCCGCATTACCTCTTTAACTTTGTTAGGTATTGGCACTATGGACTGGCGGAATTTTTCCGGCTTTTCCGCTCCTAAAAATAAACTGATTGTTTGGCAGGGAAGTTATATTGTTTCTGATGATTATTTCGGAATGTTTAACACCAGTTATTATCCGGAACTGGCTATAGGAAGGTATCCTGTTAAAAACACCAATGAGCTAAACATTATGTTGCAGAATTTTACCAATTATACTCTTAATCCAACTCCGGGTTGGTGGCGTAACTCTATGGTATTTATAGCAGATGACCTTACAAACGGGGATACGAATTACGAGTATGTTCTTACCCAATTTGCTGAAAGCAACAGCAATGATGTGCATCCCAGTAACCTGGTAGATAAGATTTTTGCTATGGAATATGAATATGATGAATTTCAAAATAAGCCCAAAGCCAGGGATGATTTATTCAAAGCCATCAATGAAGGTAGATTGCTTATGCATTATACAGGGCATGGTTCGTATGATAAACTCGGAGCCGAGGACTATATGAACGGAGCTACCGATATGGGAAGATTTGCCAATGAAGGTAAACTAACTTTCTTTATTGCCGCTGCCTGCGAGGTTTCTCAATTTGATTATTGGGGTTTTGATTGTTTAGCCCAAAAAGTAGTTTTACTGAATAATCAAGGAGCCATAGCTTCTTTTTCGGCTACCCGCAAAAGTTTTGCTGACAACAGCTCAATATTGCTTAAATATGTATTGGAAAGCTTATCTCATAATCGTAATCCTTTGGGTTATTGTATTATGGAAGGTAAATTTCGTTATACTGGTGGTGCGACTAATAATGAAATGTATATTCTTTTTGGGGATCCTGTAATTAGAGTTGTTCCACCGGAACGGGACAGCACTATGCTGGTTGTAACTTCCACTGATGAAGATATTTTACATTCGCGTGAGACAGCTGTTATTTACGGTTCGTTCGCTAATTCAAATCTTTCCGGTATAACGGAAATAAAAACATTTGATTCTAAAAGAGCATATTCTCTTGGTCCGGCTACTAATGTTACTAAAATGGGAAATCAATTCTATCGGGGAAGCAGTGAAGTTTCTTCTTCTCATTATAATTCTTCCTTCATTGTGCCGGATGATATTATCGGTGGTTCCACAGGACTTATTGTGGCTTATTTATGGGATGAAACAGGTAAAAAGGACTATTCTAATTACTATTATCCTTTGCAGTTAAGCGATGAAGCAGTGGATGTTGCCAATCCTGATGTTCCGCAAATTAACATTTATCTCGGTTCCAAGGATTTCCGTCCTGGGGATATAGTTGGCACAAATACCACCTTATATGCAGATATTTCCGATTCCAACGGCATTAATATTACCGGTTCTTCGGGGCATAATATTCTTCTGGTAATTGATAATTCTTTACAGCCCACAGCAATTACGGAATATTTTAATTACGATAAAAATTCCTGCACAACGGGAACTTTGATTTATCCGCTGAAGGACCTAAGTGAAGGAATGCATACAATTCAACTTATTGCCTTTGATAATTTTAATATGCCTGCCGTGGCAACCACCACCTTTGTGGCTAAAAAGAGTTCCGAACTGGCTATTGAAAATTTACTGATCTATCCTAATCCTATTTCCAAAGATGGTTATATAACCTTTATGCTTTCTCTGGATGCCGAAGTAAATATCGGAATTTACACTATTCGCGGCAAACGCATTGCCAATAATAAGATTTATGGCAAACAGGGATTTAATAAGGTCTATTTTAACGGTCGTGATGATAAAGGCGATACTTTAGCTAATAACACTTATTTTGTAAAAGTTCAAGCCCGTTCAGCCAATGGCAAAAAGGTGGAAAAAACCGAAAAAATGGTAATCTATAAATAG
- a CDS encoding acylphosphatase, producing the protein MPTWELYANGRVQGVGFRYYIWKIASELGIKGYVQNQWDGTVKIVAQAEEHTLQTFHQIVSQGTKYAKVKELQIYKLDSVEKYNDFEIR; encoded by the coding sequence ATGCCTACTTGGGAACTTTATGCAAACGGCAGAGTTCAGGGAGTAGGATTCCGTTATTATATATGGAAAATTGCTTCCGAACTTGGAATTAAAGGTTATGTTCAAAACCAGTGGGATGGCACGGTTAAAATCGTTGCCCAGGCAGAAGAACACACTTTGCAGACCTTTCATCAGATCGTTTCGCAAGGAACCAAATATGCTAAAGTGAAAGAACTGCAAATTTATAAACTGGATAGCGTAGAAAAATATAATGACTTTGAAATTAGATAG
- a CDS encoding phosphotransferase: MNKNKFSSVFVLSDCVIKYFSSYKHFQAELFAYQLNLPMLPKLLDYTEPYWIKMEKITGIPYLDELKNFQPALLAETIANFHWATLQNDKCLCHIDNAPKNILFCQGKYYFIDFAESEFAYPEKDITHLLLFWAADFPGEFFRSSVTLFLNIYLSILQLNSERWMTSLQENICLFDNRRKNFGKHSGKQPIAIQSANRKWLAELEELINS, translated from the coding sequence TTGAATAAGAATAAATTCAGCTCTGTTTTTGTTCTATCTGATTGTGTTATTAAATACTTCAGTAGCTATAAACACTTTCAGGCAGAACTTTTCGCCTATCAATTAAATTTGCCGATGTTGCCAAAACTGCTGGATTATACAGAACCCTACTGGATAAAAATGGAAAAAATAACGGGTATCCCCTATCTTGATGAATTAAAAAATTTCCAACCTGCTCTTCTTGCTGAAACTATTGCCAACTTTCATTGGGCTACCCTCCAAAACGATAAGTGCTTATGCCATATAGATAATGCGCCTAAAAACATTCTTTTCTGCCAGGGAAAGTATTATTTTATTGACTTTGCCGAAAGTGAATTTGCCTATCCGGAAAAGGATATTACCCATCTTTTATTGTTTTGGGCTGCCGATTTTCCCGGTGAATTTTTCCGGAGTTCAGTTACCCTCTTTCTCAATATCTATCTTTCTATTCTGCAATTAAATAGCGAACGCTGGATGACCTCTTTGCAGGAAAATATATGCCTATTTGATAACCGCCGGAAAAATTTCGGCAAACATTCCGGCAAACAGCCAATAGCAATTCAATCAGCTAACCGTAAATGGCTGGCAGAACTTGAAGAGCTTATCAATTCCTAA
- a CDS encoding SMP-30/gluconolactonase/LRE family protein, producing MKAKTLYLILILLVLVAAIITLILLSRKDPLNGPESIAFDEVGNRFLISNTLGKSIIALSLDEQYSPFLDEGLEEPRGIIIHSGKLYVADKTAIKIVDPEKAVIIDTLKIPGAVMLNDLAFTKTGIIYTTDTGGDCVYVIDPMANKIQKLTSPLLKKPNGIVYDMPRDQMFVVCFKEKSPILSVSTLDNRISIFKDTIYDYLDGIAIDDLGRIYITSWGQDMIFEIPQEQNRYLPTYKNITDAADIFYYLPANQLIVPLFSDNQIIRLQLE from the coding sequence ATGAAAGCTAAAACCTTATATCTTATTCTTATCCTGCTGGTTTTAGTAGCTGCAATTATCACTTTGATTTTGCTGAGCAGGAAAGACCCGTTAAACGGACCCGAAAGTATTGCTTTTGATGAGGTTGGAAACCGTTTTCTCATCTCCAATACTTTAGGTAAAAGTATCATTGCCTTAAGTTTGGATGAACAATATTCTCCCTTTTTGGATGAAGGACTGGAAGAACCACGAGGGATTATCATTCATTCCGGAAAACTGTATGTGGCAGATAAAACCGCTATCAAAATTGTTGATCCGGAAAAAGCGGTAATCATAGATACCCTCAAAATTCCCGGAGCTGTTATGCTAAACGACCTCGCTTTTACCAAAACAGGAATTATTTACACTACGGATACTGGTGGGGACTGTGTGTATGTGATAGACCCTATGGCTAATAAAATACAAAAGTTGACTTCGCCTCTGCTGAAAAAACCCAACGGCATCGTTTATGATATGCCCAGAGATCAGATGTTTGTGGTTTGCTTTAAGGAAAAAAGTCCCATTCTGTCTGTCAGCACTTTAGATAACCGCATCAGCATTTTTAAGGATACTATTTATGATTACCTGGACGGCATTGCGATTGATGATTTGGGCAGAATTTATATCACCAGTTGGGGTCAGGATATGATTTTTGAAATTCCGCAGGAACAAAATCGCTATCTGCCTACTTACAAAAATATTACAGATGCAGCGGATATTTTTTACTATCTTCCAGCAAATCAGTTGATTGTCCCTCTTTTCAGCGATAATCAGATTATTCGTCTCCAGCTTGAATAA
- the cysS gene encoding cysteine--tRNA ligase: MLLYNTQTRKKEEFQPITPGKVGIYACGPTVYNYFHIGNARAFIFFDVVRRYFTYRGYEVTYVQNITDIDDKIIAQANEENISFTLVAEKYTRAFLDDTSALGIKPPTYQPKATEVMDDIIAFIAELEKKGYAYEVEGDVYFATENLPSYGCLSGKKTEEQLAGARVMENYNKRHPADFTLWKKGKPGEPVWESPWGKGRPGWHTECVVMSQKYLGETFDIHCGGIDLIFPHHENELAQAMAYSGKPLANYWMHNGFLNVDGEKMSKSLKNFFTARDILAEYDAESIRFFFLSKHYRSPIDFSRELMEESQRAVANLYSSLAEINYPENAENRRPTVCGTAQELQNLEQEFILAMDDDFNTAKAISLLFELNRKVKNTSATMADRISAAIKMVELGSVLGFFQNLEAKLKQKMPDLSKDLICLILSYRKEARDKKDWALADKIRNDLAQLGIEIKDTPEGVKWTLKEKK; encoded by the coding sequence ATGTTACTTTACAACACTCAAACCCGTAAAAAAGAAGAATTCCAGCCCATAACTCCTGGAAAAGTCGGCATTTATGCTTGTGGTCCTACTGTTTATAATTACTTCCATATTGGTAATGCGCGCGCTTTTATTTTTTTTGATGTAGTTCGTCGCTATTTTACCTATCGCGGTTACGAAGTTACTTATGTTCAAAATATTACCGATATAGACGATAAAATCATTGCTCAGGCAAATGAAGAAAATATTAGTTTCACTTTGGTTGCGGAAAAATATACCCGTGCTTTTCTGGATGATACTTCCGCTTTGGGAATTAAACCGCCAACCTATCAACCTAAAGCAACGGAAGTAATGGATGATATAATTGCCTTTATTGCTGAACTGGAAAAGAAAGGTTATGCTTATGAAGTGGAAGGGGATGTCTATTTCGCTACGGAAAATTTGCCTTCCTACGGCTGTCTTTCAGGTAAAAAAACGGAAGAACAGCTGGCAGGTGCAAGAGTTATGGAAAATTATAACAAACGGCATCCCGCAGATTTTACTTTATGGAAAAAAGGCAAACCTGGAGAACCGGTTTGGGAAAGTCCCTGGGGAAAGGGACGTCCCGGTTGGCATACGGAATGTGTAGTTATGAGTCAAAAATATCTTGGTGAGACATTTGATATTCATTGTGGAGGAATAGACCTCATTTTCCCGCACCATGAAAACGAACTTGCCCAGGCAATGGCTTATAGTGGAAAGCCCTTAGCCAATTACTGGATGCATAATGGTTTCTTAAATGTGGACGGGGAAAAAATGAGCAAGAGCTTGAAAAATTTCTTTACCGCCCGTGATATTTTGGCTGAATATGATGCCGAATCAATCAGATTTTTCTTTCTTTCCAAGCATTATCGCAGTCCCATTGATTTTAGCCGTGAGTTAATGGAAGAATCACAGCGCGCTGTTGCCAATTTGTATAGTTCTCTTGCCGAAATCAATTATCCGGAAAATGCGGAAAACAGGCGTCCAACTGTTTGCGGAACAGCGCAAGAACTGCAAAATCTGGAACAGGAATTTATTTTGGCTATGGATGATGATTTTAATACTGCTAAAGCCATTTCTCTTTTATTTGAACTGAATCGGAAGGTAAAAAATACCTCTGCAACTATGGCAGACCGAATTTCCGCTGCCATAAAAATGGTGGAATTGGGTTCTGTTCTGGGGTTTTTCCAAAATCTGGAAGCAAAATTGAAACAGAAAATGCCGGATTTGTCTAAAGACCTTATTTGTCTTATATTATCTTATCGTAAGGAAGCAAGAGACAAAAAAGATTGGGCTCTTGCCGATAAAATCAGGAATGACCTTGCTCAGTTGGGAATTGAAATCAAGGACACTCCCGAAGGAGTTAAATGGACTTTAAAGGAGAAAAAATGA
- a CDS encoding 23S rRNA (pseudouridine(1915)-N(3))-methyltransferase RlmH: MKLTLLQIGKTKDKWLLEGISEYRKRISAFAKFDIIELPDESIKHSGNAESVKAKEASTILKYIKPEDYVILLDEQGEQKNSLEFADFLISLSERKNVVFITGGVFGVDKSIRQRANSILSLSKFTFTHRLVRLILCEQIYRALTIINNRNYHK, translated from the coding sequence GTGAAATTAACCCTTCTGCAAATTGGCAAAACAAAGGATAAATGGTTACTGGAAGGTATCTCGGAATACCGGAAAAGGATTTCTGCCTTTGCCAAATTTGACATTATTGAATTGCCCGATGAAAGCATCAAACATTCAGGTAATGCAGAAAGCGTGAAAGCCAAAGAAGCATCTACTATCCTAAAATATATCAAACCTGAGGATTATGTTATTCTGTTGGATGAACAAGGTGAACAAAAAAATTCCCTTGAATTTGCCGATTTTTTGATTAGCTTATCTGAGAGAAAGAATGTGGTCTTTATAACAGGTGGTGTTTTTGGTGTAGATAAATCTATCCGCCAACGGGCAAACAGTATTTTATCTTTATCCAAATTTACTTTTACGCACAGGTTGGTTCGTCTTATTTTGTGTGAACAGATTTACCGTGCTTTAACTATAATTAATAACCGCAACTATCATAAATAA
- a CDS encoding sigma-70 family RNA polymerase sigma factor: MSNKESVFADKALQNYLNEISKFKTLSREEEHDLAIKAKNGDMDAMNKLIQANLKFVVKIASRYQNRGLSLSELISEGNIGLIKAIEKFDPDKDIKLISYAIWWIKQRIMLAVSEKSSLIRVPMGKSSAAHRVKLTQDRYFTETGKIATPDELSEKMNIAEKTIEQLQNKLPETSSFDDIITTSDSQDFTAKDLLEDKDTLDPQSLYYQERMQEKIQNAISKLDAREAEIIRNYFGLNESHESRNFAQIAEKLGLSRERVRQIQKEALKKIMREIKPEEDEFVDRFLEKYHY; the protein is encoded by the coding sequence ATGAGCAATAAAGAAAGTGTTTTTGCGGATAAAGCATTGCAAAATTATCTGAACGAGATTTCCAAGTTCAAAACCCTTTCCCGTGAGGAAGAACACGACCTTGCTATTAAAGCTAAAAACGGGGATATGGATGCAATGAACAAGTTAATCCAGGCTAATCTGAAATTTGTAGTTAAAATTGCCTCACGTTATCAAAATCGGGGTTTATCCCTTTCGGAACTAATCAGCGAAGGCAATATAGGGCTGATTAAAGCTATAGAAAAATTTGATCCCGATAAAGATATTAAGCTTATTTCCTATGCTATCTGGTGGATAAAACAGAGAATAATGCTTGCCGTTAGCGAAAAAAGTTCTCTTATTCGCGTTCCAATGGGAAAATCCAGCGCAGCTCACAGAGTTAAACTTACTCAAGACAGATATTTTACGGAAACAGGAAAAATAGCTACCCCCGATGAACTAAGCGAAAAAATGAATATTGCCGAAAAAACCATAGAACAACTGCAAAACAAGTTACCGGAAACAAGCTCTTTTGATGATATTATTACTACTTCAGATAGCCAGGATTTTACGGCTAAAGACCTGCTGGAAGATAAAGATACCTTAGACCCCCAAAGTTTATACTATCAGGAAAGAATGCAGGAAAAAATTCAGAATGCGATCAGTAAATTGGATGCCCGTGAAGCAGAAATTATCCGGAATTATTTTGGCTTAAATGAATCCCACGAATCCCGAAACTTTGCCCAAATAGCTGAAAAATTAGGGTTATCCAGAGAAAGAGTTCGCCAAATTCAAAAGGAAGCTTTAAAGAAAATTATGCGGGAAATAAAACCCGAAGAAGATGAATTTGTAGATAGGTTTCTGGAAAAGTATCATTATTAA
- a CDS encoding phosphate acyltransferase → MFKNFAELLSYVKQNRKGTAIIAGAQIESAIEAGVMAKKEGLCESILVGDKQEIIRLIQQKAPDLVNAFAIIDTGSDLRKAAETAVALAKEEKGDLILKGKMESSVILKAALDKEKGLKVSEVISDVFVYEHPEGLKIQTDGGINILPELNEKIAIVKNAVQVAHALGNPKPKVAMICAIETVNPKMPATIDAALIAKMNERGQIPGCVIEGPLAFDNAVDKEAARIKGLTSEVAGAADILVFPNIETGNVHGKMLTYYCHYKIAHVTIGTKVPILIPSRADSGETKMLCMALALATMS, encoded by the coding sequence ATGTTTAAGAATTTTGCCGAATTGCTAAGCTATGTAAAACAAAACCGTAAAGGAACTGCTATTATTGCCGGAGCCCAAATTGAATCTGCCATAGAAGCAGGTGTTATGGCAAAAAAAGAGGGCTTATGTGAAAGTATCCTGGTTGGTGATAAACAAGAAATTATTCGTCTGATACAACAGAAAGCTCCCGACCTGGTAAACGCCTTTGCAATTATTGATACCGGCAGTGATTTAAGAAAAGCAGCTGAAACTGCCGTTGCTTTAGCCAAAGAAGAAAAAGGTGACCTCATATTAAAAGGGAAAATGGAATCCTCTGTTATCCTAAAAGCTGCATTGGATAAGGAAAAGGGCTTGAAAGTAAGCGAGGTAATTTCTGATGTTTTTGTTTATGAACATCCGGAAGGACTAAAAATTCAAACTGACGGCGGAATTAATATCCTGCCCGAACTGAATGAGAAAATAGCTATCGTTAAAAACGCTGTGCAGGTTGCTCATGCCTTAGGAAATCCCAAACCTAAAGTAGCTATGATTTGCGCTATAGAAACGGTCAATCCCAAAATGCCCGCTACCATTGATGCGGCTTTGATTGCTAAAATGAATGAAAGGGGTCAAATTCCCGGTTGCGTCATAGAAGGTCCCTTAGCTTTTGATAATGCAGTGGATAAAGAAGCTGCACGCATAAAAGGTCTCACTTCCGAAGTTGCAGGAGCAGCAGATATTTTGGTTTTCCCTAATATTGAAACGGGAAATGTGCATGGCAAAATGCTTACCTACTATTGTCACTATAAAATTGCTCATGTAACTATCGGAACTAAAGTGCCTATTTTGATACCCTCTCGGGCAGATTCAGGCGAAACTAAAATGCTGTGTATGGCACTTGCCTTAGCTACAATGTCCTGA
- a CDS encoding LysM peptidoglycan-binding domain-containing protein yields MTLKLDRLLWLVIMQIMLILPLGLSAEDQIHIIKKGDTLYSLSKRYGTTVDELKRLNNLSDNNLSIGQKLIVKKDTEPIKPVAPVPVTKPVTPEISGGTSSPQISALPGAETNPSLSPTNKIPADYYYTVKAGDNLYRIAVNHNITLGELLAWNNLANSSIPIHPGDKLVIKNPAELPETKIVPEEIITESNPVVSTVPAKNDTVLIERVYVVQKKDTLYRIATNNGMTVEELMQLNNLTSPDIKVGQKLYLSGKPRPEITTPPEVLTEEEIMKREKIRTDLIMPVEGKVISEYGLRNGRPHKGIDLGAKAGTPIYAVLDGTVVYSGVQGSYGNVIVIEHPDFVMTVYAHNEKNLVNVNDVVKQSQQIGTVGSTGNAQGTHLHFEYRLKGKAINPRKVLPLP; encoded by the coding sequence ATGACTTTGAAATTAGATAGATTACTTTGGCTGGTTATAATGCAGATTATGCTAATTTTACCTTTGGGTTTATCTGCGGAGGACCAGATACATATAATAAAAAAAGGAGATACCCTGTATTCTCTAAGTAAGCGGTATGGCACAACTGTGGATGAATTGAAACGGCTTAATAACTTATCCGATAACAATCTTTCCATCGGTCAAAAATTAATCGTGAAGAAAGATACGGAACCAATTAAACCGGTTGCTCCCGTTCCAGTTACCAAACCTGTTACTCCGGAAATTTCAGGAGGGACTTCTTCCCCACAGATTTCCGCTTTGCCAGGTGCAGAAACTAATCCTTCCCTCTCACCTACCAATAAAATTCCCGCGGATTATTATTACACTGTTAAAGCCGGTGATAACCTCTATCGTATAGCTGTAAACCATAATATAACATTAGGAGAGCTTCTTGCTTGGAATAACCTTGCCAATAGCTCAATTCCTATTCACCCAGGTGATAAACTGGTGATTAAAAATCCTGCCGAATTACCCGAAACCAAAATTGTTCCTGAAGAAATAATTACAGAATCCAATCCTGTCGTCTCTACGGTTCCTGCCAAAAATGATACAGTGCTGATTGAAAGGGTCTATGTAGTCCAAAAAAAAGACACACTTTACAGAATTGCCACCAATAATGGAATGACTGTTGAAGAACTGATGCAATTGAATAATTTAACTTCTCCAGATATTAAAGTAGGACAGAAATTATATCTTTCTGGTAAACCGCGTCCGGAAATAACTACTCCTCCGGAAGTTCTAACTGAAGAAGAGATTATGAAAAGGGAAAAAATCCGCACTGATTTAATTATGCCCGTGGAAGGAAAAGTTATTTCCGAATATGGCTTGCGCAATGGTCGTCCTCATAAAGGAATTGATTTAGGTGCTAAAGCCGGCACACCAATTTATGCTGTTTTAGATGGCACAGTTGTTTATTCGGGAGTTCAAGGTTCTTATGGTAATGTAATTGTTATTGAACATCCCGATTTTGTGATGACTGTTTATGCTCATAACGAGAAAAATCTGGTAAATGTGAATGATGTAGTAAAGCAAAGTCAACAAATTGGTACAGTTGGTTCAACCGGCAATGCTCAAGGCACTCATTTACATTTTGAATACCGTTTGAAAGGTAAAGCCATTAACCCCCGTAAAGTTCTTCCTTTACCCTAA